A region from the Gemmatimonadota bacterium genome encodes:
- a CDS encoding quinolinate phosphoribosyl transferase — MPDRETDYNPYRPGGPPPPLRLARRLDPEIFQLPVAKMRSGYYSDKYFVRAREVLKADGIDPEVTVQVFQKQRAWVAGTDEAIAILKLCLTDGYSFGDLDVRALCDGDRAEPWEPVLQIQGPYAAFAHLETLYVGVLSRRTKIATNTRAVVEAAWPKSVMFFPARHDHWMVQTGDGWAAHIAGAIGVSTDAQASWWGSEGIGTVPHALIAAYGGDTVRATRALAAHVDEHVQIVALVDFDNDCVSTSLAVARALGARLYAVRLDTASTMVDRSLMDELGDFDPRGVNARLVQKVRSALDGEGFRNVRIVASGGFNADRIRVFEEAGVPVDSYGVGSALMHGSYDYTADVVQEGGRDLAKVGRRFRPSERLLSVE, encoded by the coding sequence ATGCCAGATCGTGAGACCGACTACAATCCGTACCGTCCTGGGGGGCCGCCGCCTCCCCTACGATTGGCCCGCCGCCTCGATCCGGAGATCTTCCAGCTGCCGGTCGCGAAGATGCGGAGCGGATATTACTCGGACAAATACTTCGTGCGTGCGCGGGAGGTACTCAAGGCCGACGGCATCGACCCCGAGGTGACCGTCCAGGTCTTCCAGAAGCAGAGGGCCTGGGTCGCGGGCACCGACGAGGCCATCGCCATCCTCAAGCTCTGCCTCACCGACGGCTACTCCTTCGGAGACCTGGACGTACGCGCGCTCTGCGACGGAGACCGGGCCGAACCCTGGGAGCCGGTGCTGCAGATCCAGGGGCCGTACGCCGCCTTCGCCCACCTGGAGACGTTGTACGTGGGCGTCCTCTCCCGCCGTACCAAGATCGCCACCAATACCCGCGCCGTGGTCGAGGCTGCCTGGCCCAAGTCGGTCATGTTCTTCCCGGCGCGCCATGACCATTGGATGGTGCAGACGGGTGACGGATGGGCCGCGCACATCGCGGGAGCCATCGGTGTGTCGACGGATGCCCAGGCCTCCTGGTGGGGTTCCGAGGGCATCGGAACCGTCCCCCATGCCCTCATCGCGGCCTATGGCGGAGACACCGTGCGTGCGACGCGGGCGCTCGCTGCCCACGTCGACGAGCACGTCCAGATCGTCGCGCTGGTCGACTTCGACAACGATTGCGTCAGCACCTCGTTGGCGGTGGCGCGCGCGTTGGGGGCTCGTTTGTACGCGGTGCGGCTCGATACGGCCTCCACCATGGTGGACCGTTCGCTGATGGATGAGCTCGGCGACTTCGACCCCCGGGGGGTCAACGCTCGCCTGGTGCAGAAGGTCCGCTCGGCATTGGACGGGGAGGGGTTCCGCAACGTCCGCATCGTCGCCTCGGGGGGCTTCAACGCGGACCGGATCCGGGTTTTCGAGGAAGCCGGTGTGCCCGTGGACTCCTACGGGGTGGGCTCGGCCCTCATGCACGGCTCCTACGACTACACTGCCGACGTGGTCCAGGAGGGCGGACGGGACCTGGCCAAGGTGGGCCGCCGCTTCCGCCCTTCCGAGCGGCTGCTGTCGGTCGAATGA
- a CDS encoding serine hydrolase, translating to MDLHPRPIASALVLLSFTGACGRSAEAGPPRNDRAAEWPTRGWTPSTPEAEGLDPAPLARVDEGIRDGRYGYVDRLVVIRNARLVRSERYGNDYVEISRGQRGPLGCGTDACSGAGEVHDYNYLHPDIHPWYRGRDVHSLQSVTKSVSATVLATAIQQGALSGVEAPLLSFFEDHDLSNVDSRLREATLADLLTMRSGIEWHEQDRPLDETNTTLLLERSQDWIQFTLDQPMDAAPGEKWAYSSGGSHLMSGVVRQATGRFIDDYAEEYLFGPLGIEDYHWKKTPTGYPDTEGGLYLEAEQLAKIGLLYLRDGIWEDQRLLPEGWVAAATGRQAETGNAPGWGYGYQWWRLDTEDVEVWAGLGFGEQYLLVLPDYDLIGVVNSWNLFPAPRASASILLEFRSALVEAARSGDPAAGG from the coding sequence ATGGACCTCCATCCACGCCCCATCGCTTCAGCTCTGGTCCTCCTTTCCTTCACCGGCGCCTGCGGACGCTCAGCCGAGGCGGGACCGCCGCGGAACGACCGGGCGGCTGAGTGGCCCACGCGGGGCTGGACCCCCTCGACCCCCGAGGCGGAGGGCCTGGACCCCGCCCCGCTGGCCCGAGTCGATGAGGGCATCCGGGACGGCCGCTACGGCTACGTGGACCGCTTGGTGGTGATCCGGAACGCACGGCTGGTGCGAAGCGAGCGCTACGGAAACGACTATGTCGAGATCTCGCGAGGCCAGCGCGGGCCGTTGGGCTGCGGAACCGACGCTTGCTCTGGCGCCGGAGAGGTGCACGACTACAACTACCTGCACCCCGACATCCATCCCTGGTACCGGGGCCGCGATGTGCATTCGCTGCAGTCGGTGACCAAGTCGGTTTCGGCCACCGTGCTCGCGACGGCGATCCAGCAGGGCGCCCTCTCCGGGGTGGAGGCGCCGCTGCTTTCCTTCTTCGAGGACCACGACCTCTCGAACGTGGACTCTCGCCTCAGAGAGGCCACCCTCGCGGATCTGCTCACGATGCGCTCGGGCATCGAGTGGCATGAGCAAGACCGACCCCTGGACGAGACCAACACCACCCTGCTCCTCGAGCGCAGCCAGGACTGGATCCAGTTCACACTCGATCAACCGATGGATGCAGCGCCCGGCGAGAAGTGGGCGTACAGCTCCGGCGGCTCGCATCTGATGTCGGGAGTCGTGCGCCAGGCCACGGGGCGCTTCATCGACGACTACGCCGAGGAGTACCTGTTCGGGCCACTCGGCATCGAGGACTACCACTGGAAGAAGACCCCCACGGGGTACCCGGATACCGAGGGAGGTCTCTATCTCGAAGCCGAACAGCTCGCCAAGATCGGGCTGCTCTATCTGCGGGACGGCATCTGGGAGGACCAGCGCCTGCTGCCCGAGGGCTGGGTGGCGGCGGCAACGGGACGCCAGGCGGAGACCGGGAACGCGCCAGGCTGGGGCTACGGCTACCAGTGGTGGCGGCTGGACACGGAGGACGTGGAGGTGTGGGCCGGCCTGGGGTTCGGAGAGCAGTATCTGCTCGTGCTGCCCGACTACGACCTGATCGGGGTCGTCAACAGTTGGAACCTCTTCCCGGCCCCGCGCGCGAGCGCAAGCATCCTGCTGGAGTTCCGGAGCGCGTTGGTCGAGGCTGCGCGTTCCGGCGACCCCGCGGCGGGAGGCTGA
- a CDS encoding M14 family metallopeptidase has product MSPRRLRGGRLLIAMTAIVALAPLPLVAQRVTSPEQAFGQALGSDYFLATYTQLIDYWQTLARESDRMVLDTIGATEEGRPHLMAIITSPENHRNLERYRSISERLARAKGVSEDEARLLAAEGKTVIWIDGGLHATEVLGAQQLMELVYQMTSRSDPETLRFLDDVIILAVHANPDGHELVSTWYMREDDPLKRSTSNIPVLYEKYAGHDNNRDFFMSNLAETTNMNRVMYREWYPQIVYNHHQTGPEGTIMFAPPFRDPPNYHFDPMIITALDQVGSAMHSRMVMEGKGGTTMRSGSSYSTWWNGGLRTTPYFKNMVGLLTETVGNPTPIEIPFLPSQQLTHGDLPLPVKPTQTWHFRQSIEYSLTANRAVLDYASRNRDRLLYNIWKMGTNSIARGSQDTWTVRPKWIARAEEALPSRPGRGGARARGNAADFDRLLRRPEDRDPRGYILSADQADLPTAVKFLNTLLKNGIEVQRATAAFSAGGKRYPAGSYVVRADQAFRPHVIDMFEPQDHPNDFAYPGGPPVPPYDLTGWTLAYTMDVDFDRLVDGFDGPFEVVQEQLLAPPAGSVSGDARAGYLMSHRFKDAFTVVNRLRAAGKRVYWMEASGDGFEPGTFFIPSGGGVRPIVETAARELGVSFTGVSTRPAGAALELGRARVGLFDQYGGIMPSGWTRFILERFEFSFRQVFPQEIDAGRLDRNFDVLIFTDGAIRSGGGFGGRGPDAESIPAEYRSHLGSFSSESSLPAIRDFLERGGTVITIGSSTELASMLGLPVSDYMVKPGTNEHLAEEEYFIPGSILAVELDRSSPLTRGLDERIDVMFDASPVFKVGSAAGLKTVGRYGPQPLRSGWAWGQEHLNGGAAILEADVGRGKLFVFGPEVAFRGQTHGTFPLLFNGIWYPEGKATTLR; this is encoded by the coding sequence ATGTCTCCTCGCCGCTTGCGCGGTGGGCGCCTGCTGATCGCAATGACCGCGATCGTCGCGCTCGCACCGCTGCCGCTCGTCGCCCAGCGTGTCACCTCGCCCGAACAAGCGTTCGGACAGGCTCTGGGCTCCGACTACTTCCTCGCCACGTACACCCAGCTGATCGACTACTGGCAGACGCTGGCTCGCGAATCGGACCGGATGGTATTGGACACCATCGGCGCCACGGAGGAGGGTCGCCCGCACCTCATGGCGATCATCACCTCCCCTGAGAACCACCGGAACCTGGAGCGTTACCGGAGCATCTCCGAACGTCTGGCGCGCGCCAAGGGCGTCAGCGAAGACGAGGCGCGTCTGTTGGCGGCGGAAGGGAAGACGGTGATCTGGATCGACGGGGGCCTGCATGCCACGGAGGTGCTGGGCGCGCAGCAGCTGATGGAGCTGGTGTACCAGATGACCAGCCGCTCCGATCCCGAGACGCTGCGCTTCCTGGACGACGTGATCATCCTGGCCGTGCACGCCAACCCCGATGGACACGAGCTGGTGTCCACCTGGTACATGCGGGAGGACGACCCGCTGAAGCGCTCGACCTCGAACATCCCGGTGTTGTACGAGAAGTACGCGGGGCACGACAACAACCGTGACTTCTTCATGTCCAACCTGGCGGAAACCACCAACATGAACCGGGTCATGTACCGGGAGTGGTATCCCCAGATCGTGTACAACCACCACCAGACGGGGCCCGAAGGAACCATCATGTTCGCGCCGCCCTTCCGCGATCCGCCGAACTACCACTTCGATCCGATGATCATCACCGCGTTGGATCAGGTCGGCTCGGCAATGCACTCGCGGATGGTCATGGAAGGGAAGGGTGGAACCACCATGCGCTCGGGCTCCAGCTATTCGACCTGGTGGAACGGAGGACTTCGCACGACACCCTACTTCAAGAACATGGTGGGGTTGCTCACCGAAACGGTGGGGAACCCGACCCCGATCGAGATTCCGTTCCTGCCGAGTCAGCAGCTCACGCACGGCGACCTGCCGCTACCGGTGAAGCCGACGCAGACCTGGCACTTCCGGCAGTCGATCGAATACTCCCTGACCGCGAACCGGGCCGTGCTCGACTACGCGTCGCGCAATCGCGACCGGTTGCTGTACAACATCTGGAAGATGGGCACCAACTCCATCGCCCGTGGTAGCCAGGACACCTGGACCGTGCGGCCCAAGTGGATCGCGCGGGCGGAGGAAGCGCTCCCGTCTCGTCCGGGACGGGGCGGTGCGCGTGCTCGGGGGAATGCGGCGGACTTCGACCGTTTGCTGCGACGTCCGGAGGATCGGGACCCGCGGGGTTACATCCTGTCGGCCGATCAGGCGGACCTGCCCACAGCGGTGAAGTTCCTCAATACGCTGCTGAAGAACGGCATCGAGGTCCAGCGGGCGACCGCCGCTTTCAGCGCCGGCGGCAAACGCTATCCGGCGGGCTCCTACGTGGTTCGAGCCGACCAGGCGTTCAGGCCCCATGTGATCGACATGTTCGAGCCGCAGGACCACCCCAACGACTTCGCCTACCCGGGCGGGCCGCCGGTCCCGCCATACGACCTGACCGGGTGGACGCTCGCCTACACCATGGACGTCGACTTCGACCGTCTCGTCGACGGCTTCGACGGTCCGTTCGAAGTCGTGCAGGAGCAACTGCTCGCGCCCCCGGCGGGCAGCGTCAGCGGCGATGCGCGGGCCGGCTATCTCATGAGCCATCGGTTCAAGGATGCCTTCACCGTGGTCAACCGCCTGCGGGCCGCCGGGAAGCGGGTCTACTGGATGGAGGCCTCCGGGGACGGCTTCGAGCCGGGAACATTCTTCATTCCGAGCGGCGGCGGAGTGCGTCCGATCGTCGAGACGGCGGCGCGTGAGCTGGGCGTCAGCTTCACGGGTGTGTCCACCCGGCCCGCAGGTGCGGCGCTCGAGCTCGGGCGGGCTCGCGTCGGACTCTTCGACCAGTACGGAGGGATCATGCCTTCCGGTTGGACCCGCTTCATCCTCGAGCGCTTCGAGTTCTCGTTCCGGCAGGTCTTCCCGCAGGAGATCGACGCCGGGCGCCTCGACCGCAACTTCGACGTTCTGATCTTCACCGACGGAGCCATCCGCTCCGGAGGTGGTTTCGGAGGTCGGGGACCCGATGCGGAGTCGATTCCAGCGGAATACCGGTCGCATCTCGGATCGTTCAGCTCCGAGAGCAGCCTGCCCGCGATTCGCGACTTCCTGGAGCGGGGCGGGACGGTGATCACGATCGGCTCCTCCACAGAGCTGGCGTCGATGCTGGGATTGCCGGTCAGCGACTACATGGTCAAGCCGGGAACCAACGAACACCTGGCCGAAGAAGAGTACTTCATCCCCGGCTCTATCCTCGCGGTGGAGCTGGACCGTTCCTCACCGCTCACCCGCGGGTTGGACGAGCGGATCGACGTGATGTTCGACGCCAGCCCGGTCTTCAAGGTGGGCAGCGCCGCTGGACTCAAGACCGTGGGCCGCTATGGACCACAGCCCCTGCGCAGCGGTTGGGCATGGGGGCAGGAGCACCTCAATGGCGGTGCTGCGATCCTGGAAGCCGATGTCGGACGCGGGAAGCTGTTCGTGTTCGGGCCGGAGGTCGCCTTCCGCGGGCAGACGCACGGGACCTTCCCGTTGCTGTTCAACGGGATCTGGTATCCGGAGGGCAAGGCGACCACGCTACGCTGA
- the lspA gene encoding signal peptidase II: MQGSRQKLFTFLAIVPLWIALDWVTKRWALDALAGGRQIHVIPGFLPFTLAYNRGAAFGLEIGSDPRWVFVPITILALVLLSTLYVRAKPGDWLRVVSLALVIAGALGNLYDRLRWDRGVVDFIGPANLGFADFPIFNVADMGISCGAVLLAISFWLEERQLQAASQRVDVAAMPAVEER; the protein is encoded by the coding sequence GTGCAAGGCTCCAGACAGAAGCTGTTCACATTCCTCGCGATCGTTCCCCTTTGGATCGCCCTGGACTGGGTCACCAAGCGATGGGCTTTGGACGCGCTCGCCGGGGGGCGCCAGATCCACGTCATCCCCGGCTTCCTGCCCTTCACGCTGGCCTACAATCGGGGGGCAGCCTTCGGCCTCGAGATCGGATCGGACCCGAGGTGGGTCTTCGTGCCGATCACGATCCTGGCCCTGGTTCTCCTCTCCACCCTCTATGTCCGAGCCAAGCCCGGCGACTGGCTGCGGGTGGTCTCGCTGGCGCTCGTCATCGCGGGCGCGCTCGGAAACCTCTACGACCGCCTTCGTTGGGACCGTGGAGTGGTCGATTTCATCGGTCCCGCCAACCTGGGGTTCGCAGACTTCCCGATCTTCAACGTCGCTGACATGGGGATCTCCTGCGGGGCGGTGCTCCTGGCCATTTCGTTCTGGCTGGAAGAGCGCCAGCTCCAGGCCGCGAGCCAGCGCGTCGACGTCGCTGCGATGCCAGCCGTCGAAGAGCGTTGA
- a CDS encoding glycoside hydrolase family 172 protein — MLRTLSLLVALLVLPAFAAAQERRDLDNLPFLRNYTSAKVSSTDPTGANDDGNWGNPIHGGETRTLAALDGPGVISHIWFTIATSDRWHLKNLVLRMYWDGEDTPSVESPVGDFFGLGLGRYFLYESGPLSVGSQKALNAYFPMPFQRSARITVTNEGEIDVGAFYFNIDYEKHASLPADLGYFHAQYRQATPNQAWTSEWERNGQSEVNDRPNLDGRDNYVILEAKGHGHYVGVTHSILQNQADWWGEGDDMFFIDGASAPQIVGTGSEDYYLGAWCYGGCGINPFGNEHPTFAYQRYGNPMNGGDDRGSTWMVYRFHTDSPVVFQKDIKVTIESGHANHRADNFYTVAYWYQDEPHAPFPALPPAADRIPTQHDVGGPTMGR, encoded by the coding sequence ATGCTCCGCACCTTGTCCCTCCTCGTAGCCCTCCTGGTGCTTCCCGCCTTCGCAGCTGCCCAGGAGCGCCGCGACCTGGACAACCTCCCGTTCCTGCGCAACTACACGTCGGCGAAGGTGTCGAGCACGGATCCCACAGGCGCCAACGACGACGGCAACTGGGGCAATCCCATCCACGGAGGTGAGACCCGCACGCTGGCAGCGCTCGACGGACCTGGTGTCATCAGTCACATCTGGTTCACCATCGCCACCAGCGACCGGTGGCACCTGAAGAACCTGGTTCTGCGCATGTACTGGGACGGCGAGGACACGCCGAGCGTGGAATCACCGGTGGGGGACTTTTTCGGCCTGGGGTTGGGGCGGTACTTCCTCTACGAGTCGGGGCCGCTCTCGGTAGGTTCGCAAAAGGCCCTCAACGCGTACTTCCCCATGCCCTTCCAGCGATCGGCGCGAATCACCGTGACCAACGAAGGGGAGATCGACGTCGGTGCGTTCTACTTCAACATCGACTATGAGAAGCACGCTTCGCTCCCCGCGGATCTCGGCTACTTCCACGCCCAGTACCGCCAGGCGACGCCCAACCAAGCCTGGACGTCGGAGTGGGAGCGCAACGGTCAGAGCGAGGTGAACGACCGGCCCAATCTCGACGGAAGAGACAACTACGTCATCCTGGAGGCCAAGGGTCACGGGCACTACGTGGGAGTCACCCACAGCATCCTCCAGAACCAGGCCGATTGGTGGGGCGAAGGCGACGACATGTTCTTCATCGACGGCGCCAGCGCCCCCCAGATCGTGGGAACGGGCTCGGAGGACTACTACCTGGGTGCCTGGTGCTACGGGGGCTGCGGGATCAACCCGTTCGGCAACGAGCACCCCACCTTCGCCTATCAGCGGTACGGCAATCCCATGAACGGCGGTGACGACCGTGGGTCCACCTGGATGGTGTACCGCTTCCATACCGACTCCCCCGTGGTCTTCCAGAAGGACATCAAAGTCACCATCGAGAGCGGCCACGCGAACCACCGGGCCGACAACTTCTACACGGTGGCGTACTGGTATCAGGACGAACCCCACGCCCCCTTCCCCGCGCTCCCGCCGGCGGCGGACCGGATCCCCACGCAGCACGACGTGGGTGGTCCCACCATGGGCCGCTGA
- a CDS encoding mechanosensitive ion channel family protein → MRAATTFSALLSQDSVAAAQTRSALDASQAVWSDLTQISPTGWLLAVSTAVAVGLGLSFVLRVLIRRFERLAQRTRTEFDDLAVQLLSRTRRLFVFLVAVWLGSRTVDLPPALNGALRGLLVVGLFLQGGLWANGVVNHLLTRYRRHQLEEDPTSATALGAVAFLARTSVWAIVFLLVVANLGFDVTALITGLGIGGIAIALAVQNVLGDLFASLAIVLDKPFVVGDFIAVDGMNGTVEHVGVKTTRVRSLSGEQLIFGNANLLGTSIRNYGRLRERRIVFTIGVEYATPREKLKAIPGWLRQAVEAQKQTRFDRAHLRSFGDSAIEFEVVYYVLEPNYALYMDVQQAINLVVHEVFEREGIEFAFPSRTVFLRGLEPVADRLRAGGGGRSDPDERGDDFRG, encoded by the coding sequence TTGAGGGCAGCTACGACCTTCTCGGCGCTCCTCTCCCAAGACTCGGTGGCTGCGGCTCAGACCCGCTCGGCGCTGGATGCTTCGCAAGCGGTCTGGTCCGATCTGACCCAGATCTCGCCCACCGGGTGGCTGCTCGCGGTTTCCACCGCAGTGGCCGTGGGGTTGGGCCTCTCGTTCGTGTTGCGCGTTTTGATCCGGCGCTTCGAGCGGCTCGCGCAGCGCACGCGGACCGAGTTCGACGACCTGGCGGTGCAACTCCTCAGTCGGACGAGACGCCTCTTCGTGTTTCTGGTGGCGGTGTGGCTCGGCTCTCGCACCGTCGACCTCCCTCCCGCTTTGAACGGAGCGCTGAGGGGCTTGCTGGTGGTCGGTCTCTTCCTGCAGGGCGGCCTCTGGGCGAACGGGGTCGTCAACCACCTGCTGACCCGCTATCGGCGTCATCAGCTGGAGGAGGATCCGACGTCGGCGACGGCCCTGGGGGCGGTGGCCTTTCTGGCGCGCACCTCGGTCTGGGCCATCGTCTTCCTGCTGGTGGTGGCCAACCTGGGCTTCGACGTCACCGCCCTCATCACCGGCCTCGGGATCGGGGGCATCGCCATCGCCCTCGCCGTCCAGAACGTGCTCGGGGACCTGTTCGCCTCCCTTGCCATCGTCCTGGACAAGCCCTTCGTGGTGGGGGACTTCATCGCCGTCGACGGGATGAACGGCACCGTCGAGCACGTCGGTGTGAAGACCACGCGTGTGCGTTCCCTGTCGGGGGAGCAGCTCATCTTCGGCAACGCCAACCTGCTCGGCACCTCGATCCGCAACTACGGGCGACTGCGGGAACGGCGCATCGTCTTCACGATCGGCGTCGAGTACGCCACGCCGCGCGAGAAGCTCAAGGCCATTCCAGGCTGGCTGCGTCAAGCTGTGGAGGCGCAGAAGCAGACGCGCTTCGATCGCGCCCATCTGCGGTCCTTCGGTGACTCGGCGATCGAGTTCGAGGTCGTCTACTACGTGCTCGAACCGAACTACGCGCTCTACATGGATGTGCAGCAGGCCATCAACCTGGTCGTGCACGAGGTGTTCGAGCGGGAGGGCATCGAGTTCGCCTTCCCGTCACGGACGGTCTTCCTGCGGGGGCTCGAGCCTGTGGCGGATCGGCTCAGGGCAGGGGGAGGCGGGCGGTCGGATCCAGATGAACGTGGGGACGATTTCCGCGGATAA
- a CDS encoding FAD/NAD(P)-binding oxidoreductase → MPQHRYLIIGGGITADAAARGIRSVDADASIGILSEEADAPYDRPALSKGLWKGWANDRILRGTDALEGVQLHLGRRAQRIDPDPRTVLDEQGTIYSYDRLLIATGLSANTLPDAVPQVIHFRTLDDYRKLRAAVATGSRVVVVGGGFVGTELAAVLTEAGKQVTLLFPEDRVLAPITTPGVGDELAALYRARGVDVRPGCTVAAVRRSGPRFLVAVSGATSETLRADVVVAGIGASPNLQLAAGARLEIDDGIVVDASFRSSDPNIFAAGDVAAFWSPTLGRTLRVEHEDHANHSGFLAGQAMAGLDVTYEHLPFFYSDIFDQHYDCVGEVGPGMEIYEDWAEPNRRGVVYYLRSGRVRGVCLWNLPGRIDASRELIRGNRPHVHLDPTARLPLP, encoded by the coding sequence ATGCCCCAACATCGGTACCTGATTATCGGCGGGGGAATCACCGCAGATGCAGCCGCCCGTGGCATCCGCTCCGTGGACGCCGACGCCAGCATCGGAATCCTCTCCGAGGAGGCAGACGCGCCCTACGACCGCCCCGCCCTCTCCAAAGGCCTCTGGAAGGGCTGGGCCAACGACCGCATCCTCCGCGGCACGGACGCGCTCGAAGGTGTACAGCTCCACCTGGGCCGCCGCGCGCAGCGCATCGACCCGGATCCCCGGACGGTCCTGGACGAGCAAGGCACCATCTACAGTTACGACCGTCTCCTGATCGCGACCGGCCTGTCCGCCAACACCCTGCCCGACGCCGTCCCCCAGGTGATCCACTTCCGGACCTTGGATGACTACCGCAAGCTGCGGGCGGCCGTCGCTACAGGTTCGCGCGTTGTAGTGGTCGGTGGCGGGTTCGTGGGCACCGAGCTGGCCGCCGTGCTGACCGAGGCGGGCAAGCAGGTCACCCTGCTGTTCCCCGAAGACCGCGTTCTCGCGCCGATCACCACTCCGGGCGTCGGCGACGAGCTCGCGGCCCTGTACCGGGCGCGCGGGGTCGACGTGCGGCCCGGGTGCACGGTGGCGGCGGTGCGCCGGAGCGGACCTCGCTTCCTCGTCGCGGTTTCGGGAGCGACTTCGGAGACGCTGCGCGCCGATGTGGTGGTCGCCGGCATCGGGGCTTCGCCTAACCTACAACTAGCCGCGGGCGCTCGACTCGAGATCGACGACGGCATCGTCGTGGACGCCTCGTTCCGGAGCTCGGACCCCAACATCTTCGCGGCCGGCGACGTCGCTGCGTTCTGGAGCCCCACCCTGGGCCGCACGTTGCGGGTCGAGCACGAGGATCACGCAAACCACTCCGGGTTCCTCGCCGGCCAGGCCATGGCCGGCCTGGACGTGACCTACGAGCACCTGCCCTTCTTCTACTCGGACATCTTCGACCAGCACTACGACTGCGTGGGCGAGGTGGGTCCGGGCATGGAGATCTACGAAGACTGGGCGGAGCCCAACCGGCGCGGGGTGGTCTACTATCTGCGTTCCGGTCGCGTACGGGGCGTGTGTCTCTGGAACCTACCCGGCCGGATCGACGCCTCCCGGGAGCTTATCCGCGGAAATCGTCCCCACGTTCATCTGGATCCGACCGCCCGCCTCCCCCTGCCCTGA
- a CDS encoding hemolysin family protein, which translates to MTRLLWVLGISLAISFLCSILEAVLLSITYPFVQVLKEQNPRAGRYLETLRAEVEEPIAAILTLNTIAHTIGAALAGAIVQDLYGDRWLTAFSVLLTLAVLVLSEIIPKTVGASFWKGLSVPAAYVLWGLVFIMKPVVWTLSIVQNLIKPRTAHPTISRAEIEVLAEIGRREGTLDEAEWQVMTNVMNLDEVSAGQVMTPRTEIVAVPSDATVEEAKSVMLDQGHLRLPVFEGSLDRVVGVLLARDLWQADRAGATEIRGIMRPIQFAPASKPVEELIPEMRQKRTKMMIVVDEFGGTAGLVTLEDLIEEIVGEIQDEHEVDEPIDFVDLEDGRVRVWGGALLDAVNEHLGLSLEDPLNDTLAGHLFGRLARVPRPGDEIQVAGGRFRVVEMVGRRIESVEFEPAPRHETD; encoded by the coding sequence ATGACCAGGCTCCTTTGGGTTCTCGGGATCTCCCTGGCGATCTCGTTCCTCTGCTCGATTCTCGAAGCTGTCCTGCTTTCGATCACGTATCCGTTCGTCCAGGTGCTGAAGGAGCAGAACCCCAGGGCCGGACGCTACCTCGAGACGTTGCGGGCGGAGGTCGAGGAGCCCATTGCGGCCATCCTCACCCTCAATACGATCGCCCATACGATCGGAGCGGCGCTGGCCGGAGCCATCGTCCAGGATCTGTACGGGGATCGCTGGCTCACGGCGTTCTCGGTCTTGCTGACGCTGGCCGTCCTGGTGCTCTCGGAGATCATCCCCAAGACGGTGGGCGCCTCGTTCTGGAAGGGACTGTCGGTCCCGGCCGCCTACGTGCTCTGGGGGCTCGTCTTCATCATGAAGCCGGTGGTCTGGACGCTCTCCATCGTGCAGAACCTCATCAAACCCCGCACCGCCCACCCGACGATCAGTCGCGCGGAGATCGAGGTGTTGGCTGAGATCGGCCGCAGGGAAGGCACGTTGGACGAAGCGGAGTGGCAGGTCATGACCAATGTCATGAACTTGGACGAGGTCTCCGCCGGCCAGGTCATGACCCCTCGCACCGAGATCGTGGCTGTGCCCAGCGACGCCACGGTCGAGGAGGCGAAGTCCGTCATGCTCGATCAGGGACACCTTCGCCTCCCGGTCTTCGAGGGGAGCTTGGACCGCGTCGTGGGGGTTCTCCTGGCGCGGGACCTCTGGCAGGCCGATCGCGCCGGAGCGACGGAGATCCGTGGCATCATGCGCCCCATCCAGTTCGCTCCCGCATCCAAGCCGGTCGAAGAGCTCATCCCGGAGATGCGCCAGAAGCGCACCAAGATGATGATCGTCGTCGACGAGTTCGGGGGCACCGCGGGCCTCGTCACTCTAGAGGATCTGATCGAAGAGATCGTCGGCGAGATCCAGGACGAACACGAGGTCGACGAGCCGATCGACTTCGTGGACCTCGAGGACGGCCGCGTCCGGGTCTGGGGTGGGGCCCTGCTGGACGCGGTGAACGAACACCTGGGGCTTTCGCTCGAGGACCCGTTGAACGACACTTTGGCCGGTCATCTCTTCGGACGGCTAGCGCGGGTGCCCCGTCCGGGAGACGAGATCCAGGTCGCGGGGGGTAGGTTCCGGGTGGTGGAAATGGTGGGTCGGCGCATCGAATCCGTCGAATTCGAGCCTGCTCCGCGGCACGAGACGGACTGA